The Ctenopharyngodon idella isolate HZGC_01 chromosome 19, HZGC01, whole genome shotgun sequence genomic sequence actgccctccgcAGGTCAGAGTTTGAACTGAATtctcatatacaatatgctagtgcaagtatgTAACAATTGGggtgggggtgagtaaattatcagtaaatttttatttgaaagtgaactaatcctttaaacacacctgaaccagctaatcaaggtcttagacatactagaaacttccagacaggtgtgttgaggcaagttggagctaaactctgcaggacagtgaccctccaggaccgagtttggacaccccatAGACAAGAgctaatcagtcttacttttctgattcaaatTAGACTGatctttttatgtaaattactttaaaaagttaggaccagtcttaaagaaaaaaaaaaaaaaaatgagatgactAACTTTTAAGAATAatctaagcagtttatgcaaccagCCACAGGTCTAAGACttaagctctgttccaaaaaccAGGCAGAATTTTAAGGTATCTTGCATTTTTTGCAGAgaatctttttcttttgacaTGTAAGCtggcaaatgtgatattgagaAATCTGAAatctgttttaaatgtatttacattttattcaatactgTAATAGTAAAATTAGTTTGTAATAAACTAATTCAataataatgacattatttgaGTATTATGATTAATAAAGTATCTCATATTGTTTGCTTAGTAACGTTAGAGTCAATTGCGAGTAAAATCTTAACGTCAGTCGCTATATCACTTTATTAGGTTAAGATGCATCCCTTGTCggaagtgttattttagtattgtttatatactattatagtatttattaatatttttaatttattttcatgtttttaatttagtttttagtcatttaatgtaatttgcCAAGACAAGATTtctaagttttgtttttttttactttgttttcatctaatatttttttatttcaattaacctgtatttcaattaacagaaatggtttttattgtagttaaaaaacaaaaacaaaaacattggtAGGCAGTAGACAGCAAGGCAGGGCACTAGATTTTGGAAGAgaacttttttcaaaaagagTTAACGTATTTGCAGTCAATGTTTACTTAAGACTAAATCAAATTTGCTTAGAGTAATGGGTTACCAAGTTATGTCTTCAACAGGAAATGGTTCCCCTGTCAGCAAACCTTGTTTATCACAAGATTTGAACACTACTCCTTTGCACAAGATTCCTCTGCAAGTCTGCATAGAGTGCTTAGTTCAGTATAGAGCCATTAGTATTGGTTGACTCAGCTGTTCTCATGCTGATCTGAGACCAGCCTTAATCTCGGTCAGCATAGAACAGCAGTATATCTTCTTGGAAGAGCACCACGACTGATTCAGCTTGTCTTCAGCGCCAGAGTATGTATTAATGTGCTGTAGGCTTGTAGATTCTGATCTgcatatacaaaaataaaaatgtatagtgGTTACTTCAGACTCTAATGTGCAACATTTAGATGGATGGCCTCACAACAGCAGATGAATGGCATTATAAGCCTGGTTGGTCAGCTAAGTATTTACTTGACTtcctaataaaataaattgtcagTCAAGGCATGAGTTTCAGTGATTTATGGGCCACATTCATAACCACTCAAGGGTTATAATGTTGGTGGGTGTACAATGCTCAGCTACCACCTGAACATCTTGTACTGTTGGTTTCTTCTTTTTGTATATTGACTGGGCTCTGTTTTGGGTTACATATCTGTTTTCCTCAGGCCTCCGTGCGAGCCCTGAAGGGAGAGAAGGGAGAGCCTGCTGTCCTTGAACCTGTAAGCATCATAATTTCAAAATCGAAACATTAGCCAAAACCATAATGATAAAGGTACAACTACTAAACCTGTTTATACATGTAATTCACCCAGGCCACCAGAGGGTGCTACAGAATACCATTTGATGTATtgcatgtttaatatttttttcctaatgTATTATTTCtctttaatttcttaattttataaCTCTCACCCTCACAGGGTATGCTGATTGAAGGGCCACCTGGACCAGAAGGACCAGCAGTATGTtcacttttattattttgagtGAAATTATGATCAATTAGCATTCTCATTCCTTTTTTTAACTGAAGTGCAGATCTTCCTTTCCTACAGCCTTTATATTGTGCATTGcaatttatttttcctcttcatataaggtgaattcaggttgatttgGACACTTTTCCCCAGTCATTTCAATGGCGataaagtgtcccaatcaacctgaattcaccctagtATATAATATTTACTACACAGGTTGGGATATAGGATGTTACTTGATACTACATGCTAGTAAAATGTTATGGTAAAAATTAAGTTTCACAACTGTGGATTGTTTGGATTATAGACTCTTATTTATGCAATTTTCTCTCTGCATTAGGGTCTCCCTGGCCCCGCTGGCCCTCAAGGACCGCCTGGTTCTGTTGGTGATCCTGGTGAGAGGGTGAGTAgatattttattgtgtttacGCAAATTAGTTTTTTGAGTATActaatttgaaacattttacatacattGTGGTGCTCATTGTTTTCAAGTCTTTCCAAGTTCGTGTCAACTCTCCttgtgaataaatatatttagtgtaTTAGGAGTAGAGAGAATGTAGTTATAATTGAAagcattttaattaatcaaactGGTTGTTTCTGTAGGGTCCTACTGGTAAGGCTGGTCTACCTGGAGCAGACGGTGTCCCAGGACCTCCAGGAACTTCTGTCATGCTTCCTGTAAGTCTTCtctcctctttctttctctcaatGCTCAGTGTTCATAAAGTCATCTCACCACTAGATGTCACCATTATAACATTATGGTTAAGGATGtcgtatatgactttatttctaaaCAGCTCCCCCTCAGCTCCCACATACAAGTTAGTACAAGTTGGTCTTTGATTTGCAAATCTCTTTTCTGTTTTTGCAGTTCCGTTTTGGACAGAGTGGTGGCGACAAAGGGCCTGTTGCCTCCACACAGGAGGCCCAAGCTCAAGCCATACTGTCTCAGGCTCGGGTTAGTTGCAACTGTCATATAACAAtcatttaacttttatttattgctttttcaCATTGAGGTCTAACTTTATACATCCTAATTTAGAATTAATAGCGTTTTCTTCTGTCTAGATGGCTCTGAAAGGTCCATCAGGGCCAATGGGTTTCACCGGCCGTCCTGGACCTTTGGTAAAAGAactaagcaaaaataaataaaatttgtataTGATCTTTGTCAAGTGTGTTATCAGTGTTAATCagtgtgttattttgtgttgtcTGTTATCTGGTTCTTAAATAGGGAAACCCTGGAAGTCCTGGCTTAAAGGGAGAAAGTGGGGACCCTGGTCCTCAGGTAAGgcccttcatttgtgtttctgtGTTATTATAATTGTTAGTCTTTCTTTCAAGAACATTTGCCAGACATTGAGCCATCCTGAAATGCTCTGACAGTCAGAATGTACACATATCTTGCATAGGAACTAAAGAAAATAGACTTTATCATGCATGCCTATTGTGTTTTTGCAGGGCCCCAGAGGTCCTCAAGGATTGTCTGGTCCTCCTGGTAAACCCGGTCGGAGGGTGAGTCCACTACAGTGTTCTTGGCTAATAAAAAACCAAACCCATAGATTTACATCAACACAGGCCATATCTAGAGATCAGAACATCataacaaagttttttttactCAGGGCAATAAACAACCATctagcaacaacccagaacaccttagaaaccacATAGTCCTGGCAATTGCCACCTAACATCATGATAGCAAACCCCTGCATTTTTcttatgaaatgtaaaaatctatttgtttatatatgatGCAGGGTCGTGCTGGTGCTGATGGAGCCAGAGGAATTCCAGGAGAGCCTGGAATTAAGGTTGGATATTTTAACCATTTTTGTTTAAGTTGTGTTCTGTGTGTGATTCATTGTGTTTAGTATCAGCTGTACTTGTCTTCCAACTCTGAAAGTCAGTCGTGTTGGCATTGACTAAATCTTTTGgttcatgtatgtgtgtgtgcttttctTTATTAGGGTGACCGTGGCTTTGATGGCCTTCCTGGTTTGCCTGGTGACAAGGGTTATCGGGTAAGGGCTGAAATTCATTGAAATTCATGAACTTCATTGTGTTAATCATAAAATGTAGTAAGCTTTTAAGGCAGCATAAATTATGGCTTCTGTGATacatacaaagttctgtcatgaaactctagatggcgcaggctaataagtccttaactcaacctgcttgcAATCATATCATCCTCTATAAGGCACAGCTGATTAGTTCCTGCTGTATGAGTAGACAATGAGCTTGCGtcctcaaccttcaaatacttggttagcatttgccttagcagtgctgcacactttcagaaaccctccaccttccccagctccacctgtatagatctactacgggtaattcatgaatgctatgttgtacagcagcagcatatcttacttgctcacagcagcgtgtcgtgtattTACTGGCAGTAGCAGtgcagcagatctattccaccaagaccaaatatatcaacattgtcatacccattaccatgccaaacactccgagagttgtcatgatagaaCTTCTTTTGGCCAAAATTGAATGCATCATCCCATGTGTACACAATAGACAGCAAGGGTTTCACTCAATGGAATTTGAAACATAGCTATAGGATGTATAATATtaacactttttaatttttaatgttttctacAGGGTCAAACTGGAGGAATGGGACCCCCAGGACCCCCTGGAGAGGACGGAGAGAGGGTacttatttacaatttttttttttaacatttgtgcAGTTAGAGTACATTAACAATAGTAAATATATTGTGTATGTATGTTGTCTAAACATTCTCTTGATGTTTGTTAATTGAATTTGCCTTATATCTATCATCATCTTCataaagcataaaaaatgagctttgattttttttaattgtcctCTTTCATCAATTTTCAGGGAGATGATGGAGACGTTGGACCAAGAGGTCTTCCCGGCGAACCGGTGAGTGTTTCTGCTTCTCAGACACTGTACACAGATATGACATTGTATATGATGGTATTGGCCTGGATAACTTGAATTTTCTgtgttttacttaaattttattgtatgttctttttttctcattttgtaGGGGCCCCGTGGTTTGCTGGGGCCTAAAGGGCCTTCTGGACTTCCTGGTCCACCTGTGAGTATTAATCAAAAGCTACAAATACCACATAAGTGTTAAATCAGGTCTTTTGAGTCAATTTTATAATTGCTATGGTTGCACAGCAACTTTAACACACCATTGtaaaatggaagatttgaaaaataaatatttgtacatGGATATCCAGATCAATCTTTCATTTCTACATATTATCTCCTTCGCCAGGGTGTTCGTGGAAATGATGGTCCACATGGTCCAAAAGGAAATTTGGTCAGTAAATGGTTCTCTGACTTTACTCTAGATGCACATTCTTGAACAgtttaaaattatgtaataattGGCATATGTATGTAATAGGATAAATATTCATAATAACAGCaatcataaaatgtaatagaaaaaaattcaacattaaATATCTGTCCTCATTCTCGTTGTCCTCTTCCCACTTTTAAGGGACCCCAAGGAGAGCCTGGTCCTCCAGGACAGCAGGGGGCTCCAGGAACACAGGTGAATGATAAAGTTTATGACAAATTTAATGACAAGTGTACAAAATCATAGTGAagtgtatttaatattaatgcttTTCTGTGCAACAGGGAATGCCAGGACCACAGGGTCCTAATGGACCACCAGGAGAGAAAGTGAGTGTTTTTTATGATTgcaataatgtttaatgttttatgtaatCTTTACCACTTTGAAAAAAGATATGACACACTTACACGTCCAGTCTTATGCTGAAATCATCAATTATGTTTAAAGGAATTTAATGCAATTATACTGCCATTTTGTTTGTCTTCTAACAGGGACCCACAGGAAAGCCAGGTCTACCTGGAATGCCCGGAGCTGACGGTCCTCCTGTAAGTGCtagatatgatttttttttttccctctttggTGTGTTAATGACTTTCAGTTTATGCGAATTAATAATTTTAGACCAATTGTCAGTTTGCTTAAtgtgacaaaacaaaaatgatcatGGAAGACAGTGAAAATGCATGTGATATTACCTGTGGTAATGAATGTTCCTTTCGTGTTTGTCCCACAGGGTCATCCCGGAAAGGAAGGCCCTGGTGGAACCAAAGGAAATCAGGTGAGGACATATAATTTGTTCCACAACTATTTGTATACTTTTTGTATTTGTGCACTTTTTACTGAGTGTAATCAGCAATTACATTAGCCTTCAGTACAGAGATAATATATTAAACTGTCTCACTATATCAAACACTGGGATTCCCACAAATCCCAGTGTGTTCATATTTTGacctttattttctttgtttatatatatgtttaggGTCCTAATGGTCCTCAGGGGTCTATTGGCTATCCTGGCCCTCGGGGAGTgaaggtaaaatatatatatcttctAGCTTTTGTTGTTTTGATCTATTTTAAATggacattaaatcattaaattgaTACGTTTGTCATCCTGTGTCTTTGTCATCTTTATAAGCAATTCTGTCATAGACACTTTTATGTATTGAACTTTGGTAATGGCCATTAGTTGATATTTGCTCTCAGACTCAGAGCAAGATCATAACAGACTGCATATTTTGTGACATTCACAGGGAGCTCAAGGTATCCGTGGACTGAAGGGCCATAAGGGAGAGAAGGTGAgtgttttttgttaaaaacattaacgtaagtcaaatatataataatgaaaCATTTCAATAAATTGTGACTTGTTTGTGCCAAAAATGCAGGTTCAGTGGTCtgtgataaataaaatgttcttaCTTTCAGGGAGAGGATGGATTCCCTGGAATCAAAGGAGACTTTGGTGTGAAGGGAGAGAGGGTACGTCTTACATATAAATCATCAGTGGATAGAAACTCATCAAGTAGCATGTGATTTAGCACAAATGTAAAATGATGAGGTCTAGAGTTGCTTCAGCTGGCAGGCCAGCATTAGTAGCACTTGATTGTATTGACCAATTTCATCTGCCCACTAAGATTTGTTGTGCACCAACAGGGAGAGGTGGGAGTGCCCGGCCCAAGAGGAGAGGACGGTCCTGAGGGGCCAAAGGGTCGTGTCGGACCCCCTGGCGAAATTGGCCCTATCGGCCTGTTGGGAGAGAAGGTTAGTTTGATTATATAAATTGAGAGGTGATTGCTGATTTTGTTCcgttataaataattttagctATGTTTTGTATCGTGTTTGGTACTGACAGTAAGgtataatgaatataaatgttatattaaatttataatgttatactGTTGGTCTAAAGATGTATTAAATCTTAGTAAATTATGTAATTCCAGGGTAAACTTGGAGTGCCTGGACTTCCTGGCTATCCCGGAAGACAAGGAATAAaggtaaacaaaaataatattgtttatgATGCATCATGTGTGATATATAACTGTGGATTTCaacaaatataatgtttttttgtttttttttaagttaatgtaatgcttgtatttttagggctcCCTTGGTTTCCCAGGATTCCCTGGTGCAAATGGCGAGAAGGGCGCAagagtaagatttttttagacTAAATTAGACTAAAACTCCAGACAAGCAGCATTAGTCACAGGGATGTCAATGCGACATCTGCATTTGAGGTCAAAGTTGAATAGTTTACAATTAATAATTGAAATAGTtccacatatttttaaaaataactgactaaaattcagaattgattttttttctttccagggTTTGATCGGAAAACCTGGACCAAGAGGACTAAGAGGGCCGACAGTAAGGGCCTGTTTTAATTCATCCTCTCATTGCTTATCTTATCCTGTTCCTCTTTATTAAACACGTTTTGTGCTTTCATTTGATTTGAGATGTTTGCTGTAGATTAAACTTGCTGTTGTTAGATTTGATCAAGCAGATGACTGATTTCATATCAGTTCACTTGTAAAGCAATGCctaaagatttatttatatttattcaggGTCCCAGAGGGCAAAGGGGACCCCGTGGGTCAACAGGAAAACCAGGTGCTAAGGTATGAATgccattttaatgaaattattctcaaaaaatgattaaatttttTCATTGCCAACAACTGTAGATTATGTGTACATAACCAATTCATTCTGATGTTTTAGGGCGGATCAGGCAGTGATGGGCCTCCTGGACCACCTGGAGAGAgagtatgtttatttaaaattttattgtatttatttaaaccaGCTTAGATTTtttagtttatctttattttatttttaatgtttccgCATTTTTCAGGGACTAACTGGACCTCAAGGTGCAAATGGATTCCCTGGGCCAAAGGGACCTCCTGTAAGTTACAGTTTATAAGTTGGATCTGATGCTTGCAACTTAagtttttgtctattttttattgatatgttgattgatttttgaagggACCTCCAGGGAAAGATGGACTGCCTGGACACCCTGGACAGAGAGGCGAAGTTGTACGTATCTTTTGTTTCATTCACTGAGATCAAGGTGAGATTAAATGTGCagcaacatttatttttccattttcattgcATTCATAGGGTTTCCAAGGCAAAGTTGGACCACCTGGGCCACCAGGAGTGGTTGGACCACAGGTGAGTTTTATAATTTCATTAGAGGTAGAAGTTTTATGGTAGAGACTTCCATATTGCTTCTTCGAAGGTAGAGTCAATATGGATTTCTTCTCTGACAAATTCCTCAAAgattaataaatctttaaaatcaATTGAGAAATGTATTGAACTATGCAAGCTTTACTCAAATCTAGTTCTTGTTTAGGGTCCCTCTGGTGAGACTGGTCAAATGGGTGAGCGTGGCCACCCAGGACCCCCAGGACCACCCGGTGAGCAAGGCCTTCCTGGACCCTCTGGTAAAGAGGGAACCAAAGGAGATCCCGGTCCCCCTGGCGGCCCCGGTAAAGACGGACCCCCTGGACTGAGAGGATTCCCAGGAGAAAGAGGACTGCCAGGAACTCCGGTAATAAGACCTGCTCATTCTTACCAGTGAATTTTAGATTGTAAAACCTTTTCTGTATGTGTTTGATCACTTTAAACTGcacataaatgttttatatataataactgAGCTCTACCTGTGTGCTTCCATAGGGCACTGGAGGACTGAAAGGAAGTGAAGGCCCTGCTGGACCACCTGGACCTGCTGTATGTTGCTCATATTAAGCATATcatcaaaatatcataattttcattaaattctATAGTGACTCATGAATGTCTCATATTTCAACACAATCAACTTCAATCAACttatttaaatcagcataaaagtacaaatacattatgtattacaaaaacattatgtattatctgtgttttcaattgtgcttcacaaatatttacaatttatatatattttttaatataaaagtaatttgttaattttttttgcattacaagAAATTAAGTGCTTAATTGTTATGTCACAATGAAGAACATattattttaccatttttgaggaattatgaaatgtttgtatttcaACAAATTGAATTTCTATGCAGGGATCATCTGGGGAGAGAGGAAGTGCTGGCACTGCAGGTCCTGTCGGCCCACCTGGGCGACCTGGACCTCAAGGACCCCCTGGAGCTGCAGGAGAAAAAGGAGTGCCAGTAAGTGTCTACTGTAAGTTTGCACCATATCtctaatacaattttatttataggCACGTCACACAAGATCATCCTGTTTTACAGGGAGAGAAAGGTCCAATTGGTCCAGCTGGTCGCGACGGCATCCAAGGCCCAGTTGGTCTCCCCGGCCCTGCTGGACCTCCAGGTACTGCTGGAGAGGATGGAGACAAGGTCAGTGACCTCTTCGTATCTTGATCTCTATGCATCACTTTCAATTGGATGTTCTTGTCAAATATGAATTCTGCATTGTTCTTTGTATAGGGTGAGGTTGGAGAACCAGGACAAAAGGGAGCTAAAGGATCCAAAGGAGAACATGTTAGTAAATTAGATTTCACTTAAAACAACAAACCCTTGTTTTGGTGAGCATAATATCAATCTATAATcaattatttgcatatttacagGGTCCTCCTGGTCCACCTGGGACAATGGGTCCCGTTGGACAGCCTGGTGCAGCTGTAAGTGTGAAAGGAATATCATTAAAATCATTTCAGACAATTTCATGCACCATTCATAGTTAGTCAAAAGGTTTGTATGGGCTTTATAACAAGTTGTTGTGATCAACCCCATGTCAAATCTCTTCATCTCTACTCAGGGTGCTGATGGTGAGACAGGTGCGAGAGGTCAGCAGGGACCGTTTGGCGCTAAGGGAGATGAAGGGACAAGAGGATTCCCTGGACCTCCAGGCCCCATTGGACTGCAGGTACTCTATACAGATTGTGTTTTATTCACTCTTACCAATTATATTCTATATACAGGATATTTTAGTTATAATTTATACTTACTTAATTCATGTTCATTAGGGTTTGCCAGGCCCAGCTGGAGAAAAGGGAGAGACAGGAGATGTTGGACCATTGGTGagtctttgatttttttttatttgaagggAGTTAAAGAAATCAAAAGGTGCAATTGTTATGTTTTATGCAACCTATGATCTTCTAGTGTTTTAAATCGCGATTAGAATTAATGTATTTCCTAATCCTTTCTGGTTGTATTACTGTAGGGTCCTCCTGGTCCCCCAGGACCACGTGGTCCAGCTGGTCCTAATGGTGCTGACGTAAGTAACTTAATtttgcattataaataataaattacaaattataaCCATTCATTATTATATGGTTAATAATCACTATGTAGTaactctctggaatacttgattcaaTCATGGCAATTCTGTGGTCAGTTAATTTTGTATAATGGCATTATTTTGGTTCATGCATATTGTTCGTTTTGCAGGGTCCCCAAGGTCCTCCAGGAGGTTTGGGTAATCCAGGTCCCATAGGAGAGAAGGCAAGTATAGgagaatttaattttttgcatGGATGACGACTATATGATTGTTCTGATTGATGGCACTTGACATCTTTTCATTTGTATTGACAGGGTGAGCCTGGTGAATCTGGACCACCTGGTGTTGGTGGAGAGCCAGGAAAAATGGTgatcatttttttgtcattctcTGAACCTGTCAAAAatacttacatttatatttattcacttAGTAGATGTAATCAGAGCTAACATTTTGTTGGTGCTCTTGTCCAATGACAGGGCCCGAGAGGAGAGCGTGGTGAGAAGGGAGAGGCTGGGCAGCCTGGCACCCCTGGTCCTGCTGGTGGAAAAGGACCCACTGGAGATGATGGACCCAAAGGAAACCCTGTATGTATTAAACATGATAAACAAGAACTAGGTCTATCTGTGACTGTGACTATCAGCAGctgatatttgtatttttaagggTCCTGTTGGTTTCCCTGGTGATCCTGGCCCCCCTGGTGAAGTTGGACCACGAGTAAGTAGAGCTATTGTgatttatatacttatatatgacacttaaagtcagcatgaattAGATCCTTTGTACATTCTTCATAcatgttcctggtcttattgtagTATATGATTAATCATTGCTCAGTGTTCCAAAGAAAAttttttgactttctttctgacCTCTCTTACAGGGCCAGGATGGTGCAAAGGGTGACAGAGGAGAGGACGGAGAACAAGGAGAAGCTGTGAGTGATAATTTTCCTGTTTATGAAGTGCACATCTTCCTTATGCATTCTGGGCCTTGTGAGGTGTTTATCAACCTATGTTGTATTTACTTTAGGGTTCACCTGGACCAACTGGTGAGAACGGACCACCTGGACCTCCAGGAAAGAGAGTAAGAGCACCTTGATCTTGACCTAGAAGAGAGTCAtttgtaatattacatttatgtattgatgtacaataaatattatacaGGATCTTATAAAAAGGCATATTTCTGGATTCTAAATTGtgttaatattcatattttaggGTCCTCCTGGTACAAGGGGACCAGAGGGTCGTCAAGGAGAGAAAGGAAGCAAGGTAAGACTATATAATTGAGAGAGAATACAGCAGGCTTTCTGTAGTTCTTTTCCTCCTGTaatctttcttttgttttcctaGGGGGATCCAGGTGCCCTCGGCCCTCCAGGAAAGACTGGACCCGTAGGGGCACAGGGTCCACCAGGAAAACCAGGAACTGAAGGTCTAAGAGGGTTGCCTGGATCAGTGGTATGAGATGACAGTTATCCAATCAGAATTGTTTCTTTTCTGTAAAAGttctgtttatttaacaaaatctAATGTAGTATTTACTGATACTGATAAAACTAATAAACGATAATTTCATTCAGGGTGAGCAAGGTGCCCCAGGTGCTGCTGGCCAGAAAGGACCCCCTGGACCGATGGTACGACCTTCTGTATTATCGAAAATACAGTAATGGATTGAGTATTgaatataaaaacattgattAATGAAAGTGAACTACTATTGTAATACCATgtaatatatgcatatatattcaATACTAAAATGCTTTCCACTCCTCTCACAGGGTCCTCCAGGTTTACTTGGTCTTCGTGGTGACCCTGGTGCTAAAGGTGAGAAGGGACATCCAGGTATGCTCGGTCTGATTGGGCCTCCAGGAGAACAAGGAGAGAAGGGAGACAGAGGCATGCCAGGACCCCAGGGATCATCAGGACCCAAGGGAGAAACGGTATGTGAAGTCTGGTCAAGTCCGCACATTAAAATCAGACCACAGGAAAATATACAtgaccgtttaaaagtttggggttggtacaatttttttttatagaaattaatacttttattcagcaaggatgcattaatttgatcaaaattgacagtaaaaacaaaaaattctgttaataaattttgtttagcttttatttttatcaaatgatcctgaagaaaatgtaaagCTGCacgttttcaacactgataataaatgtCTCTTGAGCACGTAATCAGTGTATCAATCATAATGagttctgaaggatcatgtgacactgaagactggaggtcACCTACCGTTGttgtgaaaattcagctttgccactgCAAGAAATCTCAAATAAACttatacacaaatatattaaaatagaattttattttgaattgtaataacatttca encodes the following:
- the col11a2 gene encoding collagen alpha-2(XI) chain isoform X3; this encodes MDIRKKRRPWCMETSFVLLLCLSLAQADPVDVLRVLQLPSLPEGVQKVPGFCTSRRAGTPDNAYRINKKAQISAPTKQLFSGRFPENFSIMTLVKAKAGLQAFLLSIYNEQGVQQLGLELGRSPIFLYEDQNRKPAPEDYPLFKGVNLADGKWHRIAISVQKKNITLILDCKNRITKTLPRSNNPVLDTKGITVFGARLLDEEVFQGEIQQLLIASNPQAAFDFCEHYSPDCDSPLPKVQSQDPNTYDVDPAYSEADHTPTETDYYYTVEEEASPQPESDLTGYEETINQVDETVGVEELDTTKTGGEGVSQLPDEPFTEEYITSDFGMKEYDYSYKDYNEPISESKTEDTLGPALSAVTDEGGASVRALKGEKGEPAVLEPGMLIEGPPGPEGPAGLPGPAGPQGPPGSVGDPGERGPTGKAGLPGADGVPGPPGTSVMLPFRFGQSGGDKGPVASTQEAQAQAILSQARMALKGPSGPMGFTGRPGPLGNPGSPGLKGESGDPGPQGPRGPQGLSGPPGKPGRRGRAGADGARGIPGEPGIKGDRGFDGLPGLPGDKGYRGQTGGMGPPGPPGEDGERGDDGDVGPRGLPGEPGPRGLLGPKGPSGLPGPPGVRGNDGPHGPKGNLGPQGEPGPPGQQGAPGTQGMPGPQGPNGPPGEKGPTGKPGLPGMPGADGPPGHPGKEGPGGTKGNQGPNGPQGSIGYPGPRGVKGAQGIRGLKGHKGEKGEDGFPGIKGDFGVKGERGEVGVPGPRGEDGPEGPKGRVGPPGEIGPIGLLGEKGKLGVPGLPGYPGRQGIKGSLGFPGFPGANGEKGARGLIGKPGPRGLRGPTGPRGQRGPRGSTGKPGAKGGSGSDGPPGPPGERGLTGPQGANGFPGPKGPPGPPGKDGLPGHPGQRGEVGFQGKVGPPGPPGVVGPQGPSGETGQMGERGHPGPPGPPGEQGLPGPSGKEGTKGDPGPPGGPGKDGPPGLRGFPGERGLPGTPGTGGLKGSEGPAGPPGPAGSSGERGSAGTAGPVGPPGRPGPQGPPGAAGEKGVPGEKGPIGPAGRDGIQGPVGLPGPAGPPGTAGEDGDKGEVGEPGQKGAKGSKGEHGPPGPPGTMGPVGQPGAAGADGETGARGQQGPFGAKGDEGTRGFPGPPGPIGLQGLPGPAGEKGETGDVGPLGPPGPPGPRGPAGPNGADGPQGPPGGLGNPGPIGEKGEPGESGPPGVGGEPGKMGPRGERGEKGEAGQPGTPGPAGGKGPTGDDGPKGNPGPVGFPGDPGPPGEVGPRGQDGAKGDRGEDGEQGEAGSPGPTGENGPPGPPGKRGPPGTRGPEGRQGEKGSKGDPGALGPPGKTGPVGAQGPPGKPGTEGLRGLPGSVGEQGAPGAAGQKGPPGPMGPPGLLGLRGDPGAKGEKGHPGMLGLIGPPGEQGEKGDRGMPGPQGSSGPKGETGMPGGTGPLGPAGPAGMPGPRGIKGAKGATGGAGPKGEKGVQGPPGPPGPPGDVIQPLPIQIPKKSKRSIDASKMLSETDTEAADATGTEFLTGNEGMEEIFGSLNSLRQEIESMRFPLGTQESPARTCQDLHLSQPDLKDGEYWIDPNQGCARDSFRVYCNFTAGGETCLYPSKAVENVKINSWPKEKPGSWYSQFAKGNKFSYVDSSGEPVGVVQLGFLRLLSVQARQNLTYHCHRSVAWADLTTDNGYQRALHFQGANDEELSYETSPYIKALIDGCSYRKGLDRTVLEVNTPQVEQLPLLDIRISDFGEDNQKFGFEVGPVCFLG